In the genome of Cupriavidus malaysiensis, one region contains:
- a CDS encoding citryl-CoA lyase, which yields MTTKPDQGPVTRLCTHTLTSLHYRDANLVEDLMGKKTFTEVMLMQILGRTPRPVDLRITDVVLIVLMEHGLTPSAIATRLIYMSAPENLQGAVSAGLLAVGSSFVGTMENCSRLLDRIGAAADPDAEALAIARHYKEIKGAVPGFGHHLHKPVDPRAYKLLEMGRAEPDLAGDKIRALERLSQAVDAVAGRPITINATGAVAALLGEIGVPTGVMRGFAVISRAAGLVAHIVEEQQSPSGRFIWDTVEEAIPYVGEGGNGGGKAGGAGQ from the coding sequence ATGACAACCAAGCCGGACCAGGGCCCCGTCACCCGCCTGTGCACGCACACGCTGACCAGCCTGCACTATCGCGATGCCAACCTGGTTGAAGACCTGATGGGCAAGAAGACCTTCACCGAGGTGATGCTGATGCAGATCCTGGGCCGCACGCCGCGCCCGGTCGACCTGCGCATCACCGACGTGGTGCTGATCGTGCTGATGGAACACGGCCTGACCCCCAGCGCCATCGCCACGCGGCTGATCTATATGAGCGCGCCCGAGAACCTGCAGGGCGCGGTATCGGCGGGGCTGCTCGCGGTGGGCAGCTCCTTCGTCGGCACCATGGAGAACTGCTCGCGCCTGCTCGACCGGATCGGCGCTGCCGCCGATCCGGATGCCGAGGCCCTGGCCATCGCCCGGCACTACAAGGAGATCAAGGGCGCCGTGCCCGGCTTCGGCCACCACCTGCACAAGCCGGTGGACCCGCGCGCCTACAAGCTGCTGGAGATGGGCCGCGCGGAGCCGGACCTGGCGGGCGACAAGATCCGCGCCCTCGAACGGCTGTCGCAGGCCGTGGACGCGGTGGCCGGCCGCCCGATCACCATCAACGCCACCGGCGCCGTGGCGGCGCTGCTGGGCGAGATCGGCGTGCCGACCGGCGTGATGCGCGGCTTCGCCGTGATCTCGCGCGCGGCCGGGCTGGTCGCGCATATCGTCGAGGAGCAGCAGAGCCCGTCCGGCCGCTTCATCTGGGATACGGTGGAGGAAGCCATTCCCTACGTGGGGGAAGGAGGCAACGGAGGAGGCAAGGCCGGCGGAGCCGGGCAATGA
- a CDS encoding class I adenylate-forming enzyme family protein, with translation MYPIDFFWRAAQRWPERPAIDAPEGTIAYRELAARVAALAAALQSLDSAPQSRVGICAGNSAEHIVALLAVLACGKVWVPLNPKSTHPEIRRILEVTEPSILVLDPACAPLLEGAPGARVHCGTAPADGLSVAGLCAAHAGAPRPLFDLPPEATQAIKFTGGTTGLPKGVMQPYRAWMANIANQIQAWGFDADDRYVVAAPVTHGTSTYLLPILAQGGCHVVLAGAGAEAVREAFRTRGGTVCFMPPTLIYMLMALPGASRADFPALRRLIYGGAPMPPEKIRQARDFFGPVLGTTYGQTEAPQILTVMRPEDFEQEQNWAAVGRATWFSDVAIMAPDGRLLPPGEVGEVVARGDLLMGGYWKLPEKTAQTLVDGWLHTGDRGLIDERGYLYLKDRLKDMVITGGFNVYPVDVENALGQHPAVHECAVFGVPDDKWGEAVQAAVQLRPGMQAQEAELIAFVRERLGPVQTPKRVHFHASLPLSPVGKVLKTAVREQAIAADAAGRGHQNPIRNQNQTQNQTQN, from the coding sequence ATGTACCCCATCGACTTCTTCTGGCGCGCAGCCCAGCGCTGGCCCGAGCGCCCGGCCATCGACGCGCCCGAGGGCACCATCGCCTATCGCGAGCTGGCCGCGCGCGTGGCGGCGCTGGCCGCCGCGCTGCAGTCCCTGGACAGCGCACCGCAGAGCCGGGTGGGCATCTGCGCCGGCAACAGCGCCGAGCATATCGTTGCCTTGCTGGCCGTGCTGGCCTGCGGCAAGGTGTGGGTGCCGCTCAACCCCAAGAGCACGCATCCTGAGATCCGCCGCATCCTCGAGGTGACCGAACCCTCGATTCTGGTGCTCGACCCGGCCTGTGCCCCCTTGCTGGAGGGGGCGCCCGGCGCGCGCGTCCATTGCGGCACCGCGCCCGCGGACGGCCTGAGTGTCGCCGGGCTGTGCGCGGCGCACGCGGGGGCGCCGCGCCCGCTGTTCGACCTGCCGCCCGAGGCCACGCAGGCCATCAAGTTCACCGGCGGCACCACCGGGTTGCCGAAGGGCGTGATGCAGCCCTACCGGGCCTGGATGGCCAATATCGCCAACCAGATCCAGGCCTGGGGTTTCGACGCCGACGATCGTTATGTGGTGGCCGCGCCGGTCACCCACGGCACCTCCACCTACCTGCTGCCCATCCTGGCCCAGGGCGGCTGCCACGTGGTACTGGCCGGCGCCGGCGCCGAGGCCGTGCGCGAGGCCTTCCGCACGCGCGGCGGCACGGTCTGCTTCATGCCGCCCACGCTGATCTACATGCTGATGGCGCTGCCGGGCGCCTCGCGCGCCGATTTCCCCGCGCTGCGGCGCCTGATCTACGGCGGCGCGCCGATGCCGCCGGAGAAGATCCGCCAGGCGCGCGACTTCTTCGGCCCGGTGCTGGGCACTACCTACGGCCAGACCGAGGCGCCGCAGATCCTGACCGTGATGCGTCCCGAGGACTTCGAGCAGGAGCAGAACTGGGCGGCGGTGGGCCGCGCCACCTGGTTCAGCGACGTCGCCATCATGGCGCCGGACGGACGCCTGCTGCCGCCCGGCGAGGTGGGCGAGGTGGTGGCGCGCGGCGACCTGCTGATGGGCGGCTACTGGAAGCTGCCCGAGAAGACCGCGCAGACCCTGGTCGACGGCTGGCTGCACACCGGCGACCGCGGCCTGATCGACGAACGCGGCTACCTCTACCTGAAGGACCGTCTCAAGGACATGGTGATCACCGGCGGCTTCAACGTCTATCCGGTCGACGTGGAGAACGCGCTGGGCCAGCACCCGGCCGTGCACGAATGCGCGGTGTTCGGCGTGCCCGACGATAAATGGGGCGAGGCGGTGCAGGCGGCCGTGCAGCTCCGTCCCGGCATGCAGGCACAGGAAGCCGAGCTGATCGCCTTCGTGCGCGAGCGCCTGGGCCCGGTGCAGACACCCAAGCGTGTCCACTTCCATGCCAGCCTGCCGCTGTCGCCGGTGGGCAAGGTGCTGAAGACCGCCGTGCGCGAACAGGCCATCGCCGCCGATGCGGCGGGCCGCGGTCACCAGAACCCCATCCGGAACCAGAACCAGACCCAGAACCAGACCCAGAACTGA
- a CDS encoding tripartite tricarboxylate transporter substrate binding protein, whose protein sequence is MTMQTQGRRHWLALMAALAFGAALSPAAARADAANWPTRPIRLVVGYAAGGATDVLARIIALKMGEQLGQAVIVDNRAGANSNVGAEMVAKAAPDGYTLYDYTIANTINATLYSKLGYDPQKDFEMIGLIAKIPNILVVNPKLPVHSVADYVRFAKASPDGVTFASSGSGSSIHLSGEMFKMQAHLNMLHVPYRGSAPAVSDLLGGQVQSMFDNTPSSLPHVKAGRLRAIAITSAQRSPLLPEVPTVAESGYPGFDVQSWFSLAAPAGTPRAVIDKLNAVLNKTLGAPDVRQRLQDLAATPEPGTPEQARAFAAAEIKRWREVVKQSGAKAD, encoded by the coding sequence ATGACCATGCAGACCCAGGGTCGCCGGCATTGGCTGGCGCTCATGGCGGCGCTCGCCTTCGGCGCGGCGCTGTCCCCGGCGGCGGCGCGTGCCGACGCCGCCAACTGGCCCACGCGGCCGATCCGCCTCGTCGTCGGCTATGCCGCCGGCGGCGCCACCGATGTGCTGGCGCGCATCATCGCTCTCAAGATGGGCGAACAGCTCGGCCAGGCGGTGATCGTCGACAACCGCGCCGGCGCCAACAGCAACGTCGGTGCCGAGATGGTGGCCAAGGCGGCGCCTGACGGCTACACGCTGTACGACTACACCATCGCCAACACCATCAATGCCACGCTCTACAGCAAGCTCGGCTACGACCCGCAGAAGGACTTCGAGATGATCGGCCTGATCGCCAAGATCCCGAACATCCTGGTGGTCAATCCCAAGCTGCCGGTGCACTCCGTGGCCGACTACGTGCGCTTCGCCAAGGCCTCGCCCGACGGCGTCACCTTCGCCTCGTCCGGCAGCGGTTCGTCGATCCACCTGTCGGGCGAGATGTTCAAGATGCAGGCCCACCTCAATATGCTGCACGTGCCCTACCGCGGCAGCGCGCCGGCGGTGTCGGACCTGCTGGGCGGCCAGGTGCAGTCGATGTTCGACAACACGCCGTCCTCGCTGCCGCATGTCAAGGCCGGCCGCCTGCGCGCCATCGCCATCACCAGCGCGCAGCGCTCGCCGCTGCTGCCGGAGGTCCCAACCGTGGCCGAGTCGGGCTACCCGGGTTTCGACGTGCAGTCCTGGTTCAGCCTGGCCGCGCCCGCCGGCACGCCGCGTGCGGTGATCGACAAGCTCAATGCCGTGCTGAACAAGACCCTGGGTGCGCCGGACGTGCGCCAGCGGCTGCAGGACCTGGCCGCCACGCCGGAGCCGGGCACGCCGGAACAGGCGCGCGCCTTCGCCGCCGCCGAGATCAAGCGCTGGCGTGAGGTGGTCAAGCAGTCCGGCGCCAAGGCGGACTAG
- a CDS encoding IclR family transcriptional regulator — MPSLPANRNVRQPDVFAAGPTIAHAIATPGEDSADAVDAVEDSGSRTLRRGLQLLDAILAGGREGLRVVDLCRAAGLERATVYRLLSTLVECGYVAQKGRFRYVGGPRLAAVAQARGTPAVVSRLQPVLALVSEACGDAAFAVIREGALSHCIARHVGSYPVQVLVIQVGTRQPLGVGAAGLALLSALPDREVENVIAANGATLERYGGMTPERMRILVRATRERGWSVIGNHATRDVLAVGMVVRDAEDEPVAAISVASTMARMPRARQDLIVRAMRKAFATQLPRGL; from the coding sequence ATGCCTTCCCTCCCCGCCAACCGGAATGTCCGCCAGCCGGACGTTTTTGCCGCCGGTCCGACCATCGCCCACGCCATCGCCACACCTGGCGAGGACAGCGCCGATGCAGTCGATGCAGTCGAGGACAGCGGCAGCCGCACGCTGCGGCGCGGCCTGCAATTGCTCGATGCCATCCTCGCGGGCGGCCGCGAAGGCCTGCGCGTGGTCGACCTGTGCCGTGCCGCCGGCCTGGAGCGGGCCACCGTCTACCGCCTGCTCTCCACCTTGGTCGAATGCGGCTATGTGGCGCAGAAGGGGCGCTTCCGCTATGTGGGCGGACCGCGCCTGGCGGCGGTGGCGCAGGCGCGCGGCACGCCGGCGGTGGTCTCGCGCCTGCAGCCGGTGCTGGCCCTGGTCAGCGAAGCCTGCGGCGACGCCGCCTTCGCGGTGATACGCGAAGGCGCGCTGTCGCACTGCATCGCGCGGCACGTGGGCAGCTATCCGGTGCAGGTGCTGGTGATCCAGGTCGGCACGCGCCAGCCGCTCGGCGTCGGCGCGGCCGGGCTGGCGCTGCTGTCGGCGCTGCCGGACCGCGAAGTGGAAAACGTCATCGCGGCCAACGGGGCCACGCTCGAACGCTACGGCGGCATGACGCCGGAACGCATGCGCATCCTGGTGCGTGCCACGCGCGAGCGCGGCTGGTCGGTGATCGGCAACCATGCCACGCGCGATGTGCTGGCGGTGGGCATGGTGGTGCGCGATGCGGAAGACGAACCGGTGGCGGCCATCAGCGTGGCCTCGACCATGGCCCGCATGCCGCGCGCACGGCAGGACCTGATCGTGCGCGCGATGCGCAAGGCGTTTGCCACGCAGCTGCCGCGCGGGTTGTAG
- a CDS encoding siderophore-interacting protein, translated as MTTRDLTVQRVRHPLKMRLVQALRTRLVSPQLLRVTFGGDDLADFHSGSFDDHVKVFFPAPGQDQPALPEVGPNGPVFPEGAARPAARDYTPRRFDNAACELDIEFVLHGDGPASTWAAQARAGQFLGIGGPRGSFVIPREFDWHLLVGDETALPAIGRRLEELPAGSQALVVVEVASPIAQIPLQSAAQLTVRWLHRNGEAAEGSLLAPALHDLQLPPGEGYAWAAGEAQAMRAVRQHLVGERGIDKSRIRASAYWKRGASAVHETLED; from the coding sequence ATGACGACACGCGACCTGACCGTGCAGCGCGTGCGCCATCCGCTCAAGATGCGGCTGGTGCAGGCGCTGCGTACCCGCCTGGTTTCCCCTCAACTGCTGCGCGTCACCTTCGGCGGCGACGACCTGGCCGACTTCCATTCGGGCTCCTTCGACGACCACGTCAAGGTGTTCTTTCCCGCCCCGGGGCAGGACCAGCCGGCGCTGCCCGAAGTCGGGCCGAACGGCCCGGTGTTCCCGGAAGGGGCGGCGCGGCCCGCCGCGCGCGACTACACCCCGCGCCGCTTCGACAACGCCGCGTGCGAGCTCGACATCGAGTTCGTGCTGCACGGCGACGGCCCCGCTTCGACCTGGGCGGCGCAGGCGCGTGCGGGCCAGTTCCTGGGCATCGGCGGGCCGCGCGGCTCCTTCGTGATCCCGCGCGAGTTCGACTGGCACCTGCTGGTGGGCGACGAGACCGCGTTGCCGGCGATCGGCCGCCGGCTGGAAGAACTGCCCGCGGGCAGCCAGGCGCTGGTGGTGGTGGAAGTGGCCAGCCCGATCGCGCAGATCCCGCTGCAGAGCGCCGCGCAGCTTACCGTGCGCTGGCTGCATCGCAACGGCGAGGCCGCCGAAGGCAGCCTGCTGGCGCCGGCGCTGCACGACCTGCAACTGCCGCCGGGCGAAGGCTATGCCTGGGCCGCCGGCGAAGCGCAGGCGATGCGTGCGGTGCGCCAGCACCTGGTGGGCGAACGCGGCATCGACAAGAGCCGCATCCGCGCCTCGGCCTACTGGAAGCGCGGTGCCTCGGCGGTGCACGAGACGCTGGAGGATTGA
- a CDS encoding PadR family transcriptional regulator produces MHSHPFGRGLGRHLLGHLSEQFGERFARHAIGRHSRGGGRGFWSGFGDADGGDGTDGFDEGGWRRGRKFSADDLQLLLLSLLEEQPSHGYELIKALETRTSGFYKPSPGVIYPALTYLEEVGYATVDSEGNKKRYHLAQPGRDHLEANRERLALMLGKLRHVARKMEWMRRAMAGEAQVEPEAGGWLPEYVAARQGLKRALVLRGEASPDEQRRIAAILQRATAEIEAPGKA; encoded by the coding sequence ATGCATTCCCATCCCTTTGGCAGAGGTCTCGGCCGGCACTTGCTCGGTCATCTCTCCGAGCAGTTCGGCGAGCGTTTTGCGCGCCACGCCATCGGCCGCCACTCGCGCGGCGGCGGCCGCGGCTTCTGGAGCGGCTTCGGCGATGCCGATGGCGGCGACGGTACCGATGGCTTCGATGAGGGCGGCTGGCGGCGCGGGCGCAAGTTCAGCGCCGACGACCTGCAATTGCTGCTGCTGTCGCTGCTGGAAGAGCAGCCCAGCCACGGCTATGAACTGATCAAGGCGCTCGAGACACGCACCAGCGGCTTCTACAAGCCCAGCCCGGGCGTGATCTATCCCGCGCTGACCTATCTGGAAGAGGTTGGCTACGCCACCGTGGATAGCGAGGGCAACAAGAAGCGCTACCACCTCGCCCAGCCGGGGCGCGACCATCTCGAAGCCAACCGCGAGCGCCTGGCGCTGATGCTCGGCAAACTGCGGCACGTGGCGCGCAAGATGGAGTGGATGCGCCGCGCCATGGCCGGCGAAGCGCAGGTCGAGCCGGAGGCCGGCGGCTGGCTGCCAGAGTACGTGGCCGCGCGCCAGGGCCTGAAGCGCGCGCTGGTGCTGCGCGGCGAGGCCTCACCCGACGAACAGCGGCGCATCGCCGCCATCCTGCAGCGCGCCACCGCAGAGATCGAGGCGCCGGGCAAGGCCTGA
- a CDS encoding 2-hydroxychromene-2-carboxylate isomerase codes for MQQSARRTLEFFFDFGSPYSYLAYLEAPRVAQRAGADIAWRPILLGGVFKATGNHSPAEIPAKGRWSKTDLARWARKYGAPFRHNPHFPINTLMLMRAAMGYQRQDEALFQRYVQAIFQAMWVDGRNLNDPAEIGAVLAQAGLDPRAALAMIDDPAVKDALKQATEAAVARGVFGVPSFIVGEELFWGNDRLHFVEEALTE; via the coding sequence ATGCAACAGTCCGCGCGCCGCACCTTGGAGTTCTTCTTCGACTTCGGCAGCCCCTATTCCTACCTCGCCTACCTGGAGGCGCCGCGCGTGGCGCAGCGCGCCGGCGCCGACATCGCCTGGCGGCCCATCCTGCTCGGCGGGGTGTTCAAGGCCACCGGCAACCACAGTCCGGCGGAGATCCCCGCCAAGGGCCGCTGGTCGAAGACCGACCTGGCGCGCTGGGCCAGGAAGTATGGCGCGCCGTTCCGCCACAATCCGCACTTCCCCATCAACACCTTGATGCTGATGCGGGCCGCGATGGGCTATCAGCGCCAGGACGAGGCGCTCTTCCAGCGCTATGTGCAGGCCATCTTCCAGGCCATGTGGGTGGACGGGCGCAACCTGAACGATCCGGCCGAGATCGGCGCAGTGCTCGCGCAGGCCGGCCTCGACCCGCGCGCGGCGCTGGCCATGATCGACGATCCTGCCGTCAAGGACGCCCTCAAGCAGGCCACCGAAGCCGCGGTGGCGCGCGGCGTGTTCGGCGTGCCGAGCTTCATCGTGGGCGAGGAGCTGTTCTGGGGCAACGACCGGCTGCACTTCGTCGAGGAAGCGCTGACGGAGTGA
- a CDS encoding MetQ/NlpA family ABC transporter substrate-binding protein, which translates to MQRRHVFHAATLALALSLSVGALPLARAADQVVRLGTMSGPDAQIWEVVREVAKRKGVDVKIVEFNDYAQPNAALDAGDLDANGFQHRPFLDSQAQARHYKIVSVGLTYVAPMGFYSRKVKSLGELPRGARVGIQNDPSNGNRALLLLQKEGLIKLRAGAGTGGRNATPLDVVDNPKRLKLVELDSAILPRALADLDAASINTDYAVKAGLSPTRDAIATEDLRGPYANLIAVREQDQDKPWVKPLVEAYQSQEVRDFLARQFHGAILPAF; encoded by the coding sequence ATGCAACGCCGTCACGTTTTCCACGCCGCCACGCTCGCGCTGGCACTATCGCTGTCGGTCGGGGCCTTGCCGCTGGCCCGCGCCGCCGACCAGGTGGTGCGCCTGGGCACCATGAGCGGTCCCGACGCCCAGATCTGGGAAGTGGTGCGCGAGGTGGCCAAGCGCAAGGGTGTCGACGTGAAGATCGTCGAGTTCAATGACTACGCGCAGCCCAATGCGGCGCTGGATGCCGGCGATCTCGACGCCAACGGTTTCCAGCACCGTCCCTTCCTCGACAGCCAGGCGCAGGCGCGCCACTACAAGATCGTCAGCGTCGGCCTGACCTATGTGGCGCCGATGGGCTTCTATTCGCGCAAGGTGAAATCGCTGGGCGAGCTGCCGCGCGGTGCGCGCGTCGGCATCCAGAACGACCCCTCCAACGGCAACCGCGCACTGCTGCTGTTGCAGAAGGAAGGGCTGATCAAGCTGCGCGCCGGCGCGGGCACGGGCGGCCGCAACGCGACGCCGCTCGACGTGGTCGACAATCCGAAGCGGCTCAAGCTGGTGGAACTGGACTCGGCCATCCTGCCGCGCGCGCTCGCCGACCTCGACGCGGCGTCCATCAACACGGACTATGCCGTCAAGGCCGGCCTGTCGCCCACGCGCGATGCCATCGCCACCGAGGACCTGCGCGGTCCTTATGCCAACCTGATCGCAGTGCGCGAGCAGGACCAGGACAAGCCCTGGGTCAAGCCGCTGGTGGAGGCCTACCAGTCGCAGGAGGTGCGCGACTTCCTGGCCCGGCAGTTCCACGGCGCGATCCTGCCGGCCTTCTGA
- a CDS encoding helix-turn-helix transcriptional regulator: MDIPRLILEFYRCAHECDAASFQDTVLRTLQGALHFDAGKWGIGRIAPDGIHFLCAHLFHDDPEAPLLYESISLQDTAALRALASPGMPARFHAESEFGAASQKALLDYKRRFRHANGLITVLPGQDGTVQSLSLYRHAPNQHFSAADTRLCHHLVPHLMEALAINRSLALAALPPSFGEQRYPGAIVALSGYILHAEAAFLDLLRAEWPQAEALHLPEALRAALVAQGRPAFLGEAIAVRRVLGGEPLFLRARTRLPVDRLTARELAIAQCLAAGDSYKTIARKLSIAPATVRNHIAGAHERLGIRSNAELVLHLKAAAF, from the coding sequence ATGGATATTCCGCGCCTCATCCTCGAGTTCTACCGGTGCGCGCACGAATGCGACGCGGCTTCGTTCCAGGACACGGTGCTGCGGACACTGCAGGGTGCGCTGCATTTCGACGCCGGCAAGTGGGGCATCGGCCGGATCGCACCGGACGGCATCCATTTCCTTTGCGCGCATCTGTTCCACGACGACCCCGAAGCCCCGCTGCTGTACGAAAGCATCTCGCTGCAGGACACCGCGGCCTTGCGTGCGCTGGCAAGCCCGGGCATGCCGGCACGCTTTCATGCCGAGAGCGAGTTCGGCGCCGCCTCGCAGAAGGCGCTGCTCGACTACAAACGACGCTTCCGCCATGCGAACGGCCTCATCACGGTGCTACCCGGCCAGGACGGCACGGTACAGAGCCTGTCGCTGTACCGCCATGCCCCCAACCAGCACTTCAGCGCGGCCGACACACGCCTGTGCCACCACCTGGTTCCCCACTTGATGGAAGCCCTCGCCATCAACCGGTCGCTGGCGCTGGCAGCGCTGCCGCCCTCCTTCGGCGAGCAGCGCTATCCCGGCGCCATCGTCGCCCTCAGCGGCTACATCCTGCACGCCGAAGCGGCCTTCCTCGACCTGCTGCGCGCGGAGTGGCCGCAGGCCGAGGCACTGCACCTGCCCGAAGCCCTGCGCGCCGCGCTGGTCGCGCAGGGCCGGCCGGCCTTCCTCGGCGAAGCCATCGCCGTGCGCCGCGTGCTCGGCGGCGAGCCGCTCTTCCTGCGGGCCAGGACACGGCTCCCGGTCGACCGCCTGACCGCGCGCGAACTCGCCATCGCGCAATGCCTGGCGGCCGGCGACAGCTACAAGACGATCGCGCGCAAGCTGTCGATCGCGCCGGCCACGGTGCGCAACCACATCGCCGGCGCGCACGAGCGTCTGGGCATCCGCTCCAACGCGGAACTCGTACTGCACCTCAAGGCCGCCGCCTTCTGA
- a CDS encoding hydroxyquinol 1,2-dioxygenase, protein MTPHHRMAWMAALAAALGTGVCAAQAAPGAIGAARPSIDAHYAAAARSATGTHDPYTDGMRTISDLRDPFTDGSRSSSAPRDPYSEGGN, encoded by the coding sequence ATGACACCTCATCATCGAATGGCCTGGATGGCGGCCCTCGCGGCCGCACTGGGCACCGGCGTCTGCGCCGCGCAGGCAGCCCCGGGCGCGATCGGGGCGGCCCGTCCGTCGATCGACGCCCATTACGCCGCCGCAGCGCGGAGCGCCACCGGCACGCACGACCCCTACACCGACGGCATGCGCACCATCAGCGACCTGCGCGATCCGTTCACTGACGGCAGCCGTTCGTCTTCCGCCCCGCGCGACCCCTACAGCGAAGGCGGCAACTGA